A segment of the Toxotes jaculatrix isolate fToxJac2 chromosome 2, fToxJac2.pri, whole genome shotgun sequence genome:
TTAAGGTCATTGCCTCACTGGCCTCACGTTTGGCTAACTCGCTGGTTGTCTGTAAGGTGTGTCTGACTCGGGCACACTTACAGtcccctgctctgctctgtctttctcactcctacatcactgtttctctgtttttaagaCCAATCActcagttttaaatgtttaattgatGACCTTTTGTGACTACACTCAATGTGACACtatacacagttttttttaagttataaaactatatatgttatatattgtGCTGTCAGTCAGTTATAGTAATGCATGGACAGGATATGGCGTGTTTAAGATGAAACATTCCACCACAGTGCTACATAGTTCAGGCTGCACTCTGACTCTCAGAGTGGCGGAtatacgtgtgtttgtgtgtgaatgtgtgtgcctGTTCTGTTGGTGCCTGGGTGCCTCGTCATTCAAAGCCAAAGAGCTCAGACTCAAACTGATGAGTGGGTAGgattcttcctctctctccctctctccttgaCCCTGTTGAGTTACTTGACATTGCGTCCTCCCACCCTTGCAGAGGCTTTGACAGTGGCTTTCCAACTGGCTGTCAAATGTGTTATTTCcaagggagagaggaagcaaTAATTCATTTTATTAGTGCTGATACAgggtctctctctcctctgtacaTGAAGCACTAACCCCTCACTGCGttgttgttatgttgttgttgttgttgttcggTTACCATGGCGCTGGGCGGTGTCCAGGTCAGAGCCGAGGATTCGCCTTCGTCGAGTTTAATCTCATACAGGAGGCCACCCGCTGGATGGAGACCAACCAGGTCACTCTCccctacacagacacacatacacatatatatcaTGTATACAGTGGGACATGTGGGTTAATATCAGGataaacatacagtaacatCAGGTCCTGTCATATGCACATGATGCGTTCCAGTATGGTATAGACACACAGACTGGAGAAATATATGAGGGGaaattcatcttttctttctgctctatACAAAATTccacaaaaaggaaaatcatGTTACGTCATGCTGACGTTTGTCAGTTTGGGGCCCAGCTGCATAGTTTTCTTAACTGGACCCTCCCAGTCACAGTGATGTCCACTACAAGCCCCTCTTTCTTCAGTGACGTGCTCACTTTCTCTCCTAAGTTTACAGTATCACCTCTGGGATAGTATTGGCAGTATGACTATAATGTCTCACATGGTCTATTGTATGTGGAATCAGAATGaatacagtatttcattttcttgtttttgaacCTTTCATATCTGGGTCATCTACCATTATTACGTCTTTAAGAAGCTATTGTCTATTTGGGAGGCAAAGGCGGTGACAGTGGGATGGGATGTGTGGAAAACTGAGAAAAGGTTCCCCTTAAGGGGGGAGGGATAACACAAttgaacaaaacacactgtatcCCTAAAAATGGACACCCACACACTACACATACACCATCTCAGTCCGTCCCAATTTCCCAAAGCTGAAGGTTGCAATTCTCTGgtgtcttctttctttcagcCTCAGTTgtactctctttttctctctgtccctctcgtccctttcattctctctcatctcttgtGAGATGAGGCCTTTCTCTGGCATGTGTGGCCTAATTATCGCTGATAATCATTCTTtgttccccctccctctctttctctttctttcagggAGTGCTGTTGATTCTGGGACAGAGGGTGTCGATGCACTACAGCGACCCAAAACCGCGTGCCAACGAGGACTGGCTCTGCAACAaggtagtgtgtgtgcatatgcactGCAGGACATGAAATCTAAATTTGCATGCTTATATTGCTTGCATGTATATCAGTCACTGTAGCAGCTTGTTCTTTTACAAAGTTGTCTAACAAGCGCTCGTGTAATATTTCAACAGTGTGGTGTGCAAAATTTTAAACGGAGAGAGAAGTGCTTCAAATGCAGTGTTCCTAAATCAGGTAAAATTTAAACTAGACTTTCTAAATATCTTTACTACTCTGTCTTTTACAGTCACACAAGCTCTCTCTCCTTACAGTATCGTATAAATGGCCTGTTGTCTATCCccagaggctgagctgaagtTGCCCCAGTTGCAGAGGGATTTGCCTGTTGGTCTTCAAAAGGAGGGAGCTCAAGGCTTACTACCCCTGCCAGTACCCTACCACTCTTCTGGTCCTACTGTCACCACAGGACAAGCCACACAACAGGCAGATGTTGCTAATGACAGTAAGGCCATCTCTTGTCATTTTTCCTGTCatggaaatatttttgtctatcttattttgtttattttattaaggGGTTGATTAATGGGCAGTTTTTGAAAGTACTGTTTAGTATTGATTTTTGCAGATGCTTGTACTTTTACCATGTTGTGAAACAATGCTTTTTGACCTAGCTATAGCTTCAACCAGAAGGGGGCGTCATGGGATACTTGGTTTCACAAAACTGTATATTACCTGGTACCTGTATCATGggttttaaaatatattaatctctcaccctctccctcaACAGCTCTGATACTTAGAAACCTCGGCCCTCATACTTCAGTGGAGGCCATCTTATCTGCCTTGGCTCCATTTGCAACACTCTCCCCTTCCAATATTCGCCTAATCAAGGACAAGCACACACATCTCAACAGGGGGTTTGCCTTTCTACAGCTTTCTACCATAGTGGTGAGATGTAATTGAACAGTCATTCACTttaactaaaattaaaattttactcAGATTAGATAAATCCGTAAACaaagcattttgttgtttttgtgtactAATGATTTTGAGATATGCTTTTTCCTAAACATACATAGACACAGGCAATTACGCACAAATGTGCCTGCACTTAACTCACAGGTCTCTGTATATTTTAACAGGAGGCATCTCAGCTGCTCCAGATCTTGCAGGCTCTCCAGCCAGCTCTCTCTATTGACGGGAAGGCTATTGTGGTGGAGTTTGCCAAAGGTTCCAAACGGTAAATACTCACACACCCAAACTTGGCAGCAAAAGAAACACGAGTGCCCTGTGCATGATTGGTATTGCACAAGGAATGATACTGTGAGTTCAATTAATATTAACACTCAAATTTGTCATGTGAATAGAGCAAATTTGCTGCCTAAAAACAAGAGAGggtgttgtatttttgtatgacaAGAAGAGCTGTTGAAATTTTGGTCACCAGCAAAAGATCTAAAATCACTGAAACCCTCTCTGTACCTCTTTTCTGTGCCAGTGATGTGTTCTTGACAGATGGAAACAGAGTGAGTGCGGCTACAGTGGCCAGCACAGCTATAGCCGCTGCACAGTGGGCTGTCACACAGGTAACCTTTCTCAATAACCTACCTCTCCAGCACAAAAAACATGTGGATGCAACACATCTTTAATTTGCAACTGTATATTTGTGattgtgttcttgtgtttttcactcTCAGACTGCTCAGAATGGATCAGGTGGAGGCCAGAGTACAGATACAGCAGTTTatcagcagggggcagcagtaACGTACAATCAGGAAGGGCATGAATACTCGGGGCCAGACAGCACAACTTTCAAGGCCCAAGCAGATGCCAGGGTTCCTGCTCTGCCCAGTGCAGGACCAGCCCTGATGGGGGCATACACAGGAGGAGCCGCTCCAGGTTGGTATCACATACACTAAGTATATAGTGCATATTACACTTAATGATCTGTGTAGCTACATAAATTTTACTTGAAATGAACTTaatctttttgtgtgtgcttgtccaCGTGCAGCTGCTATTTCATCCGAGGCAGTGACATCTGGAACAGTGGTCGTGCAGCAACCTCTCGCTCATACACAGACTGCTCTCATCACCACAGCTACCGCCATACCGGCCACGCAGGTACATTACTTTTGCATGCTTTTGTTCCTTGCGCTATTTCACcattatgttctttttttttaaaagagctCTGTCTCTCCGCAGGTTGAGATAGTGGGAAAACCACAACCAGCTGCTCCCAGCCAACCAGCTACCCCAGGCACTGAACACGAGCTGCAGCAATACCGTAAGGCTTTGTGTATTCAGTGTTACCCATTATTTGTGGTGTTAAACCCCAACCGGGATATGCAGACACCATCAAGAATTAGCTTTGTAAATCAATGAATCTTCTCTAAAAACTGTAAATAGATGCTCTTTTGGCCAAGCCACACATTCAAACTTTAAGCATTTTTAAATTTGGTCTCTGACTTTGAGGCAAACGTCCTGTGTCTTTCACTGTAGCTGTGCCAGATGTGTCCACATACCAGTATGATGAAAGCTCTGGCTACTATTACGACCCACTCACAGGACTCTACTATGATCCTAACTCCCAGGTAAAGCGGTGAATGTACTGCAATCTGAATGTTAAGCCAGCCGTTTTTGAAAGGCCAGAAACGTGTCTTTTTCCTCAGCATTTCAGTCTGGTTTTGTGTGCCCTTCCTCTTTGCAGTACTACTACAACGCTCACACTCAGCAGTACATGTACTGGGACGGAGAGAAACACACCTATATTCCTGCTGCCAGCCAGTCAAATGCCGAAGGTCCTTCCGTGAGCGATAGCACAGTCCCCTCAGACTCACTGTTAGCTACCCCTGGCaaggagaaaaaagacaagCCCAAGAATAAAACTGCTCAACAGGTACTGTACATACTAGATACAAGTTCAAGTACCAGCAGAAACAAAATTTAACTGTCCTATGAATTTCAAAGCTAACCTCTGTTTGCTTTGATCTGTGTTTCAGTATGTATTATTCTATTCCTTCGTTAATTGACAGACTAACAATAATATCTAACAGTATAATACACTTCAGACCAAAATGAACAAACTATAGCCAAAATTACCCGCATattctcaacaaaaaaaaaaaaaaaaaacttcaccaTGATGTTATATATTTTGCAGGGCTACTGAGTTGGATTGCATTATATTGTAAAGGTGTTGTTGGGAATGTGGTACCACCTAAGTACAACATTCACAAATTGTAAATCTCCCTTTGCTGAGTCAATTTAACTGGGTAACATATATTTGTTGGTGTTTATGTTCATAGATAGCCAAAGATATGGAGCGCTGGGCTAAGAGTCTCAATAGACAGAAGGAGAACATGCgatctgtctcctcctcccctgccgTCGGCTCTACAGTGCTGCCTCCTGGCTACACTAGGGCACCTGGCCACAGTCGCCTAGATGACCTCCGAGAGTCTGCTAGTGCTGACGCAGGCTATGCTGTTTTGGAGAAAAAGGTGGATGATCCTTACACAGACACTCATACTTAGCTGTAAACACCAGTGTGCCTTCATGAAAGCAGAGTATCATAGTGAGTGGTGAGAATGTCCATAGGCTTATGCTCCTACGACTATTCATCCTGCTCTGTGCCAATAATAAGAGAATGTCTGCATAAGAAAAGACCTTATTAACTGACCTGGTAATCCCTTTGTATTTTCTGCCCTGCAGGGGGCACTGTCAGAACGGCCTCAGATTTTTCTGGACCAGATTCGACAAAGTACAGAAGTAAGGACATGGTCACCATAATGTACTtgatatgtgtttgttttaatcagttttCTTCATAGTTTTTCtaacacactgtgttttttgtgtatttttcctcaCACATTCAATAATTATCACTGTATCCTTTCGTTTATCTGTTCCTAACTTTGGGTCTTTCATCTGTAGAGTTCCCCTCCTCAGCAGCAGGGTCTGGTCCCAGCCTACAGTGGAGAAACTGACAGTGAGGAAGAAGGAGGCGAGAAAGATGAGAAGGAGGGAAGAATGACAGACTGGGTTAAACTGGCCTGTCTGCTGTGTAGGCGACAGTTCCCCAGTAAGGAGGCCCTCATCAGGCACCAGCAGCTCTCTGAGCTACATAAGGTTGttacacaaacagctttaatttaatttcacaccATCACAAACACTGCATAAATGATGGATAACGAGCATCTGTTCACTCCTGGTTGGAAGGGCAGtatgttttttgtgtattttgttaaATAATTGTTGTCTCATACATTCTCTATTATCTATTATCTAAAGGGTATTTAAGGgcatttctcttttcatcatGTCTaaactttcacatttttatctATCTGCGTTCAGCAAAACTTGGAGCTGAGAAGAACCCAGCAGGAAGCTGCAGGCAAAGAGGTCGGTCAAGCCTCGGGGTCTGACAGTAGGAGTTTGACAGCATTGCATGtaattgtgtttgtggctgATTGAGTGCAGTTAGTGTTGTTTGAttgtcctcctttttttttctttttttgtttgcagagaCTTCCAGATGGACCTGAACCTCCTGATCCTAAGAAGAGAAAGTTTAACCCAATGTAAGCAGCAGTGAAGTAACAGACTGTGTGTTGTTGACTTACAGTTGTTTCAGGTTTACAGTTGGTGTCAGGAGTGCCAAAGTTGTTGTACTATTTAAGTCAGGGTTTTCTAGTCTATCTACTGCTATGTATGGAGATGCTCTTGTATATAATTGGTTTGTACAGACTGTTATTGAAAGGTCTCTTGCTTGCTTCATACCACACAAAAACTATGCCAATACAACCATTTGCCAGCAACGGtttatgtgatttttatttgcttaccattttgtgtgtgttcaacaTAGTTCcattgtctttctctccttaGTGCTGGGATCACAGGCACTAGCCTCGGTGCCAGGATGCTGCAGGGAGGTGTGAAAAAGGGGCTTCTATTACGCAATATGCAAGTGGAGTGAGCCC
Coding sequences within it:
- the rbm10 gene encoding RNA-binding protein 10 isoform X1 gives rise to the protein MDYERSRGGRGDRIGRYGNTHSDHNFRDMDYRGYGQEDEEVGTGYDVRAEGDRPYSRDEQSLGAPDFSSGCLQDRPGFHQRGDGRGDIVHEGKGLPWPPCSQSQPDLALAMLQRDEEGSTREFEQLRTGLQERGRGKGGRGFLENSASQLGSRDGNWGRGGALSEQMDYNTIRQREEDRFSRGAVKRRAFPVGSEEHGCGSTGPDLSLDELDQRDQDYRADLDHNQRPSNIIMLRMLPPNATANEIRAQLQEQGIQPREVRLMRNKSSGQSRGFAFVEFNLIQEATRWMETNQGVLLILGQRVSMHYSDPKPRANEDWLCNKCGVQNFKRREKCFKCSVPKSEAELKLPQLQRDLPVGLQKEGAQGLLPLPVPYHSSGPTVTTGQATQQADVANDTLILRNLGPHTSVEAILSALAPFATLSPSNIRLIKDKHTHLNRGFAFLQLSTIVEASQLLQILQALQPALSIDGKAIVVEFAKGSKRDVFLTDGNRVSAATVASTAIAAAQWAVTQTAQNGSGGGQSTDTAVYQQGAAVTYNQEGHEYSGPDSTTFKAQADARVPALPSAGPALMGAYTGGAAPAAISSEAVTSGTVVVQQPLAHTQTALITTATAIPATQVEIVGKPQPAAPSQPATPGTEHELQQYPVPDVSTYQYDESSGYYYDPLTGLYYDPNSQYYYNAHTQQYMYWDGEKHTYIPAASQSNAEGPSVSDSTVPSDSLLATPGKEKKDKPKNKTAQQIAKDMERWAKSLNRQKENMRSVSSSPAVGSTVLPPGYTRAPGHSRLDDLRESASADAGYAVLEKKGALSERPQIFLDQIRQSTESSPPQQQGLVPAYSGETDSEEEGGEKDEKEGRMTDWVKLACLLCRRQFPSKEALIRHQQLSELHKQNLELRRTQQEAAGKERLPDGPEPPDPKKRKFNPIAGITGTSLGARMLQGGVKKGLLLRNMQVE
- the rbm10 gene encoding RNA-binding protein 10 isoform X2; translated protein: MDYERRGGRGDRIGRYGNTHSDHNFRDMDYRGYGQEDEEVGTGYDVRAEGDRPYSRDEQSLGAPDFSSGCLQDRPGFHQRGDGRGDIVHEGKGLPWPPCSQSQPDLALAMLQRDEEGSTREFEQLRTGLQERGRGKGGRGFLENSASQLGSRDGNWGRGGALSEQMDYNTIRQREEDRFSRGAVKRRAFPVGSEEHGCGSTGPDLSLDELDQRDQDYRADLDHNQRPSNIIMLRMLPPNATANEIRAQLQEQGIQPREVRLMRNKSSGQSRGFAFVEFNLIQEATRWMETNQGVLLILGQRVSMHYSDPKPRANEDWLCNKCGVQNFKRREKCFKCSVPKSEAELKLPQLQRDLPVGLQKEGAQGLLPLPVPYHSSGPTVTTGQATQQADVANDTLILRNLGPHTSVEAILSALAPFATLSPSNIRLIKDKHTHLNRGFAFLQLSTIVEASQLLQILQALQPALSIDGKAIVVEFAKGSKRDVFLTDGNRVSAATVASTAIAAAQWAVTQTAQNGSGGGQSTDTAVYQQGAAVTYNQEGHEYSGPDSTTFKAQADARVPALPSAGPALMGAYTGGAAPAAISSEAVTSGTVVVQQPLAHTQTALITTATAIPATQVEIVGKPQPAAPSQPATPGTEHELQQYPVPDVSTYQYDESSGYYYDPLTGLYYDPNSQYYYNAHTQQYMYWDGEKHTYIPAASQSNAEGPSVSDSTVPSDSLLATPGKEKKDKPKNKTAQQIAKDMERWAKSLNRQKENMRSVSSSPAVGSTVLPPGYTRAPGHSRLDDLRESASADAGYAVLEKKGALSERPQIFLDQIRQSTESSPPQQQGLVPAYSGETDSEEEGGEKDEKEGRMTDWVKLACLLCRRQFPSKEALIRHQQLSELHKQNLELRRTQQEAAGKERLPDGPEPPDPKKRKFNPIAGITGTSLGARMLQGGVKKGLLLRNMQVE